The Campylobacter sp. CN_NE2 genome contains a region encoding:
- a CDS encoding SDR family NAD(P)-dependent oxidoreductase — MNKTALITGASSGLGLEFAWICAESRYDLVITARNLANLNALKSEIEAKFGVRVFVIGADLAKSQSVEQICKFCKENDLKIDILINNAGFGDHDEFSKCDIKKQNEMIAVNITSFLNLTHYFLNLMLNNGGGKILNIASAAALTAGPKMSVYYASKAFVRNFSVALSDELRGKNISVTAFCPGPVATNFGERANVKNAKIFARSDDASAVAKRAFEAMQKGKTLVYDGKFMLLANLLTRLVPSTFSAKVTGYLNG; from the coding sequence ATGAATAAAACTGCCTTAATCACCGGAGCCAGTAGCGGTTTGGGCTTGGAATTTGCGTGGATTTGTGCTGAGAGCAGATATGATTTGGTTATCACAGCGCGAAATTTAGCAAATTTAAATGCCCTAAAAAGCGAAATCGAAGCTAAATTTGGCGTGAGAGTTTTTGTGATAGGGGCAGATTTAGCTAAATCCCAAAGCGTGGAGCAAATTTGCAAATTTTGCAAAGAAAACGACCTAAAAATTGACATTTTGATAAATAATGCAGGTTTTGGCGACCACGACGAATTTAGCAAATGTGACATAAAAAAACAAAACGAAATGATAGCCGTGAATATAACAAGTTTTCTAAATTTAACGCACTATTTTTTAAATTTAATGCTAAATAATGGTGGCGGAAAAATTCTAAACATCGCTTCTGCCGCAGCCTTAACGGCAGGTCCAAAAATGAGCGTATATTATGCTAGTAAAGCATTTGTGAGAAATTTTAGTGTAGCTCTTAGTGATGAGCTTCGCGGGAAAAATATCAGCGTTACGGCATTTTGCCCAGGTCCGGTTGCTACAAATTTTGGCGAAAGGGCAAATGTAAAAAACGCAAAAATTTTTGCACGAAGCGATGACGCTAGTGCCGTGGCAAAAAGGGCTTTTGAAGCCATGCAAAAAGGAAAAACGCTAGTGTATGACGGCAAATTTATGCTTTTAGCAAATTTGCTAACTAGGCTCGTGCCAAGCACTTTTTCAGCCAAAGTTACAGGCTATTTAAACGGCTAA
- the thiC gene encoding phosphomethylpyrimidine synthase ThiC, producing MDWKDKIKNDKTPTQLYYAKGGVITPQMEFVAKIEGLEAEFIRSQIAEGKLIIPANINHANLVPMGIGRALKCKINSNIGSSALASDINEEIEKLKISIKYGADTVMDLSTGGDLDEIRRAIIANSTVPIGTVPIYQIIHDIKDLDNLTPQIMLDCIEKQAKQGVDYFTIHAGFLLKFMPLVAKRKMGIVSRGGSLMASWMMKHHKENPFYENFDAICDICAKYDVSLSLGDSLRPGCLYDATDEAQMSELAELGKLAIRANAKNVQVMIEGPGHVPFNQIEFNMKEEQRLCNDAPFYILGPLPTDIGAGYDHITSAIGGTMAAFHGASMLCYVTPKEHLGLPNAKDVRDGIIAHKIAAHAADVALGKAGAIERDHAMSDARYKFDWNKQFELALDPEKARELHDESLPQEVFKEAEFCSMCGPKFCAYKISKQIAEQNCEHFPKENK from the coding sequence ATGGATTGGAAAGATAAAATCAAAAACGACAAAACGCCTACACAGCTGTATTACGCAAAAGGGGGTGTAATCACTCCGCAAATGGAATTTGTAGCCAAAATCGAAGGCTTGGAAGCTGAATTTATCCGCTCGCAAATCGCAGAAGGAAAACTAATAATCCCTGCAAATATAAACCACGCAAATCTTGTTCCCATGGGCATTGGCAGGGCATTAAAATGCAAAATCAACTCAAATATCGGCTCATCGGCCCTAGCTAGCGATATAAACGAAGAGATTGAAAAATTAAAAATCTCTATCAAATACGGTGCCGATACGGTTATGGATCTAAGCACGGGCGGTGATTTAGATGAAATTCGCCGTGCGATTATCGCAAATTCAACCGTTCCTATCGGCACGGTGCCGATTTATCAAATTATCCATGATATTAAAGATTTAGACAATCTAACGCCGCAAATTATGCTTGATTGCATTGAAAAACAGGCTAAGCAAGGCGTTGATTATTTCACTATTCACGCTGGATTTTTGCTTAAATTTATGCCGCTTGTTGCCAAACGCAAAATGGGAATAGTAAGTAGAGGCGGCTCTTTGATGGCTAGTTGGATGATGAAACACCACAAAGAAAATCCGTTTTATGAAAATTTTGACGCTATTTGCGATATTTGCGCTAAATACGATGTTTCGCTCTCACTGGGCGATAGTTTAAGGCCCGGTTGCTTGTATGATGCCACAGATGAAGCCCAAATGAGCGAACTTGCCGAGCTTGGCAAACTTGCAATTAGAGCAAACGCAAAAAATGTTCAAGTTATGATTGAAGGCCCCGGTCATGTGCCGTTTAATCAGATTGAATTTAATATGAAGGAAGAGCAAAGACTTTGCAACGACGCTCCGTTTTACATACTTGGACCGCTTCCGACAGACATCGGCGCAGGGTATGATCATATCACAAGTGCGATTGGTGGGACGATGGCAGCATTTCACGGAGCTAGCATGCTTTGCTATGTTACGCCAAAAGAGCATTTGGGTTTGCCAAACGCAAAAGATGTCAGAGATGGCATAATCGCCCATAAAATCGCAGCTCATGCAGCAGATGTCGCACTTGGCAAAGCCGGGGCGATAGAGCGAGATCACGCTATGAGCGACGCTAGGTATAAATTTGACTGGAACAAGCAGTTTGAACTAGCACTTGACCCTGAAAAAGCAAGAGAGCTTCACGATGAAAGCCTTCCGCAAGAAGTTTTCAAAGAAGCCGAATTTTGCTCTATGTGCGGGCCAAAATTTTGTGCTTACAAGATTTCAAAGCAAATCGCAGAGCAAAATTGCGAACACTTTCCAAAAGAGAATAAATGA
- a CDS encoding Mrp/NBP35 family ATP-binding protein: MNKNEVLEKLKSVIYPGFEKSIVDFGFVKNIEVGDMVFVEIEIPSSNPQIANTLKSDISKVLGECEIVIKTPKIPEERSNSRSGKNIAPQIKHFVMISSGKGGVGKSTTTLNLAISAAKLGKKVGVLDADIYGPNMPRMLGEENTQPTIIGQHLNPILTHGVEMMSMGVLIEAGQGLIWRGAMIMKAIEQLLKDVAWSDLDILFIDMPPGTGDAQITLAQSVPVSAGICVTTPQIVALDDSARSLDMFEKLHIPIAGIIENMSGFICPDNGKEYDIFGRGGAAELAKKYKIEVIGEIPIEIAIREGGDKGKPISFYEPNSVSSKRYEQAARALISALEKIKRENLADNSAIQPQM, encoded by the coding sequence ATGAATAAAAACGAAGTTTTAGAAAAACTTAAAAGTGTGATTTATCCGGGCTTTGAAAAAAGCATTGTGGATTTTGGTTTTGTTAAAAATATCGAAGTCGGCGATATGGTTTTTGTGGAAATTGAAATTCCAAGTTCAAATCCACAGATAGCAAACACGCTAAAAAGCGATATTTCAAAGGTTTTAGGCGAGTGTGAAATCGTCATAAAAACGCCAAAAATCCCGGAAGAACGAAGCAACTCACGAAGCGGTAAAAATATCGCTCCGCAAATCAAACATTTTGTGATGATAAGTAGCGGTAAAGGTGGCGTTGGTAAAAGCACGACTACGCTAAATTTAGCTATTAGTGCAGCTAAATTGGGTAAAAAAGTAGGCGTTTTAGATGCTGATATTTACGGACCAAATATGCCACGAATGCTAGGCGAAGAAAACACACAACCAACAATCATCGGACAACACTTAAATCCTATTTTAACTCACGGCGTTGAGATGATGAGCATGGGCGTTTTGATTGAAGCGGGGCAGGGGCTTATTTGGCGAGGTGCTATGATAATGAAAGCAATCGAGCAACTTTTAAAAGATGTTGCGTGGAGCGATTTAGATATTTTATTTATCGATATGCCACCAGGAACCGGCGATGCGCAAATCACACTAGCTCAAAGCGTTCCGGTAAGTGCTGGAATTTGCGTAACCACGCCACAAATCGTAGCACTTGATGATAGTGCTAGAAGCCTTGATATGTTTGAAAAACTGCATATTCCGATTGCAGGAATTATCGAAAATATGAGCGGATTTATCTGCCCTGATAACGGCAAAGAATACGATATTTTCGGTCGTGGCGGTGCGGCGGAGTTAGCTAAAAAATACAAAATCGAAGTAATAGGGGAAATTCCAATCGAAATCGCAATCCGTGAAGGTGGCGACAAGGGTAAACCAATCAGCTTCTATGAGCCAAATTCGGTTAGCTCAAAACGCTACGAACAGGCTGCAAGAGCTTTAATATCAGCATTAGAAAAAATCAAAAGAGAAAATTTAGCTGATAACTCTGCAATCCAACCGCAAATGTAA